From the Pomacea canaliculata isolate SZHN2017 linkage group LG4, ASM307304v1, whole genome shotgun sequence genome, one window contains:
- the LOC112561034 gene encoding probable ATP-dependent RNA helicase DHX37 isoform X2 — MGRKRHNWKARVQTETEIDRSEEKKIKLDLPEANEEHYDDSNALVLPSRKRKTKQLQKCEPTVKPLTKKERKTLQKIVATKEKKAKRASLLQSLQSVQATEEELRLFTSISEVHSQRFKSKLLDVADPEDKGTNAIRGSKKKMAVSNEKIQEEVEEIDTSDMSTDDEEENEERKQASDEQEGQTLSKMDKQFSSDTCLSNPSGEKKTDHRETNVDKEETKKLIKTETEAKPAVHIPLSRLPEIEEARQKLPILGEEQAVMECINENPTVIICGETGSGKTTQVPQFLYEAGYAHGGGIIGVTEPRRVAAISMSQRVATEMNLSTREVSYQIRFEGNATPDTRIKFMTDGVLLKEVQQDFLLLKYSVIIVDEAHERSVYTDILIGLLSRIVPLRAKKGKPLKLIIMSATLRIEDFTENSHLFRVKPPVVKVDSRQFPVTVHFNRRTPFDNYLAEAYKKACKIHQQLPEGGILIFVTSQQEVQTLCSKLKKAFPYIKGQVEAKPEKTESRRERRKKEEEEKKIMPKIDLNKYSVQPTDDEAEMEMGDDSDLDFDHNDIETEEEDEKDMEESAENDIQKTVQPLWVLPLYSLLSSEKQARVFRPSPEGCRLCVVATNVAETSLTIPNVRYVIDTGKAKTKYYDKVTGVSTFKITWASKASANQRAGRAGRVGPGHCYRLYSSAMFNDSFPQFSPPEITRRPVDDLVLQMKDMNIDRVENFPFPTTPDSEQIKAAEKLLISLGALEEPKNQKTLDAKKRASAAKITPLGRAMASFPVSPRYARMLAMGHQQGLLPYVIAAVAALSVDQLFIDTRASSDAATEESSDVQKKIQTICNVKRLWAGSGNSLLLGDLMVLLKAVGACEYEGLSPQFCDRYGIRFKAIKEVRKLRTQLTNAINMALPEANLCVDPKLTPPTDLQAKLLRQIALSGLADHIARFNPQVPTASDADSQKKKYAYECCEFEEAVYIHPTSALYKKNKEFVVYQNIHETSRPYMKGVVAVEEEWLPIYAPSYCTFSNPLEDPPPSWNASLGQVMCYRTSTFGRCCWKLPAVCVPYPPGLDRFKWFARFLLEGQVHAALGKYTPDLLTTPATMIKPWAKLQPRTEVLLKTLVSRNVDSHSSLLAAWDKDPKYMLSAFLQWLPESMHFQVVENWPPTVKS; from the exons ATGGGCCGCAAAAGACACAACTGGAAAGCTAGAGTTCAGACTGAAACAGAGATAGAcagaagtgaagaaaaaaaa ataAAACTAGATTTACCTGAAGCTAATGAAGAACATTATGATGACAGCAATGCCTTAGTTTTGCcttcaaggaaaagaaaaacaaaacaattgcaAAAATGTGAGCCAACTGTAAAACCACTAACTAAAAAGGAACGGAAGACACTTCAGAAAATAGTCGCCACgaaggagaaaaaagcaaag CGAGCAAGTCTACTGCAGTCACTGCAGTCTGTTCAAGCAACTGAAGAAGAGCTAAGATTGTTTACTAGCATATCTGAAGTCCACTCACAAAGGTTTAAAAG CAAGCTTTTGGATGTTGCTGACCCAGAAGATAAAGGTACAAACGCCATTCGTGGCAGCAAGAAAAAGATGGCTGTGagcaatgaaaaaatacagGAGGAAGTGGAAGAGATTgatacatcagacatgtcaactgatgacgaagaagaaaatgaagaaaggaagcAGGCATCAG ATGAGCAAGAGGGGCAGACATTGTCCAAAATGGACAAACAATTTTCAAGTGATACATGCTTGAGTAATCCATCTGGAGAAAAG aaaacagATCACAGAGAAACAAATGTTGACAAAGAGGAGACCAAAAAATTGATCAAAACTGAAACTGAAGCTAAACCTGCTGTACATATTCCTTTGAGCCGACTGCCAGAAATTGAG GAAGCCAGACAAAAGCTACCAATTCTCGGCGAAGAGCAAGCAGTAATGGAGTGCATTAATGAAAACCCCACTGTAATTATATGTGGTGAAACTGGGTCTGGAAAAACAACACAAGTGCCTCAGTTTCTTTATGAGGCAGGCTATGCGCA TGGTGGCGGCATAATTGGAGTAACAGAGCCACGCAGAGTAGCTGCTATAAGTATGTCTCAGCGCGTTGCTACAGAGATGAACCTCTCCACAAG AGAGGTGTCTTATCAGATTCGGTTTGAGGGTAATGCAACGCCTGATACACGAATCAAGTTTATGACAGATGGCGTCCTGTTGAAAGAAGTACAGCAG GATTTCCTTTTGCTGAAGTATAGTGTCATCATTGTTGACGAAGCCCATGAAAGGAGTGTGTACACCGACATTCTTATTGGACTTCTGTCTCGCATTGTACCACTTCGAGCCAAG AAAGGGAAGCCATTGAAGCTGATCATCATGTCTGCCACTCTGAGAATTGAGGACTTCACAGAAAACAGTCATCTGTTTCGCGTGAAACCTCCAGTAGTAAAG GTCGACAGCCGTCAGTTCCCAGTAACTGTTCACTTTAACAGACGTACGCCATTTGATAACTACCTTGCAGAAGCATACAAAAAG GCATGCAAGATTCACCAGCAATTACCTGAGGGAGGAATTCTTATTTTCGTGACTAGTCAGCAAGAAGTACAGACACTCTGCAGCAAGCTGAAGAAAGCTTTTCCCTACATCAAAggacaag TGGAAGCAAAGCCGGAGAAGACAGAGTCTCGTAGAGaacgaaggaagaaagaagaagaagagaagaagattATGCCTAAAATTGATCTGAATAA ATATTCAGTTCAGCCCACTGATGATGAAGCAGAGATGGAGATGGGAGATGATTCTGACCTTGACTTTGACCACAATGACATTGAGACTGAAGAGGAGGATGAAAAGGAT ATGGAGGAGAGTGCGGAGAATGACATCCAGAAAACTGTTCAGCCTCTTTGGGTTTTGCCACTCTATTCTTTGCTGTCATCAGAAAAGCAGGCTCGG gtgtTCAGACCTTCACCAGAGGGTTGCCGACTGTGTGTTGTGGCTACAAATGTGGCTGAAACGTCTTTGACAATTCCAAATGTTCGTTATGTTATTGACACAGGAAAG GCAAAAACCAAATACTATGACAAAGTGACGGGTGTGTCAACTTTTAAAATCACCTGGGCATCTAAAGCTTCTGCCAATCAAAGGGCAGGTAGAGCAGGACGTGTTGGACCTGGTCACTGCTACAG ATTGTATTCGTCAGCCATGTTCAATGACAGTTTCCCCCAGTTCTCTCCCCCTGAAATAACAAGACGGCCAGTAGATGATTTAGTACTGCAAATGAAGGACATGAACATTGACAGAGTGGAGAATTTCCCTTTTCCAACTACACCAGATTCTGAACAGATTAAG gctgcAGAAAAGCTGCTAATTTCCCTTGGAGCTCTTGAGGAGCCTAAAAATCAGAAGACTCTGGATGCCAAAAAGAGAG CATCAGCTGCCAAAATTACACCTCTGGGACGAGCAATGGCATCATTTCCGGTGTCGCCTCGCTACGCTAGGATGCTGGCCATGGGTCACCAGCAGGGGCTGTTGCCATACGTCATCGCAGCAGTTGCTGCACTGTCTGTAGATCAGCTGTTCATCGATACCCGTGCATCTTCTGACGCAGCAACAGAG GAGAGCAGTGATGTgcagaagaaaatacaaacaatttGTAATGTCAAGAGACTCTGGGCAGGTTCA GGTAACTCTCTGTTGCTTGGAGACCTGATGGTACTGCTGAAGGCTGTGGGGGCCTGTGAATATGAGGGTCTTTCTCCACAGTTCTGTGACCGCTATGGTATTCGTTTTAAAGCTATTAAAGAAGTTCGAAAGCTGCGCACACAGCTTACAAATGCAA TCAATATGGCCTTACCAGAGGCAAATTTATGCGTTGATCCCAAACTCACTCCACCTACTGATCTTCAAGCAAAGTTATTGCGACAGATAGCACTCAGTGGACTCGCTGATCACATTGCAAG ATTCAACCCACAGGTGCCCACTGCAAGTGATGCAgattcacagaaaaagaaatatgccTATGAA TGTTGTGAGTTTGAGGAAGCTGTGTACATTCATCCAACATCAGCTCtctacaagaaaaacaaagagtttGTTGTGTACCAGAACATTCATGAAACTTCACGACCATACATGAAAG GAGTGGTTGCAGTAGAAGAAGAATGGCTGCCAATTTATGCTCCTAGTTATTGCACATTCTCCAATCCATTGGAGGATCCTCCTCCATCATGGAATGCTAGCTTAGGACAGGTCATGTGCTACAGGACAAGCACGTTTG GTCGCTGCTGCTGGAAGTTACCAGCCGTGTGTGTACCATATCCACCAGGCCTGGACAGATTCAAGTGGTTTGCTCGGTTTTTACTTGAAGGTCAGGTTCATGCAGCACTGGGCAAATATACACCTGACTTGCTAACAACACCAGCAACTATGATCAAACCTTGGGCCAA ATTGCAGCCCCGAACAGAAGTTCTCCTAAAAACTCTTGTATCCAGAAATGTGGACTCTCACAGTTCACTTCTTGCTGCTTGGGATAAAGACCCtaaat ATATGCTGTCCGCGTTTCTTCAGTGGCTTCCAGAATCAATGCACTTCCAGGTGGTGGAAAACTGGCCACCAACAGTCAAGAGCTGA
- the LOC112561034 gene encoding probable ATP-dependent RNA helicase DHX37 isoform X1: MGRKRHNWKARVQTETEIDRSEEKKIKLDLPEANEEHYDDSNALVLPSRKRKTKQLQKCEPTVKPLTKKERKTLQKIVATKEKKAKRASLLQSLQSVQATEEELRLFTSISEVHSQRFKSKLLDVADPEDKGTNAIRGSKKKMAVSNEKIQEEVEEIDTSDMSTDDEEENEERKQASDEQEGQTLSKMDKQFSSDTCLSNPSGEKVFAQKTDHRETNVDKEETKKLIKTETEAKPAVHIPLSRLPEIEEARQKLPILGEEQAVMECINENPTVIICGETGSGKTTQVPQFLYEAGYAHGGGIIGVTEPRRVAAISMSQRVATEMNLSTREVSYQIRFEGNATPDTRIKFMTDGVLLKEVQQDFLLLKYSVIIVDEAHERSVYTDILIGLLSRIVPLRAKKGKPLKLIIMSATLRIEDFTENSHLFRVKPPVVKVDSRQFPVTVHFNRRTPFDNYLAEAYKKACKIHQQLPEGGILIFVTSQQEVQTLCSKLKKAFPYIKGQVEAKPEKTESRRERRKKEEEEKKIMPKIDLNKYSVQPTDDEAEMEMGDDSDLDFDHNDIETEEEDEKDMEESAENDIQKTVQPLWVLPLYSLLSSEKQARVFRPSPEGCRLCVVATNVAETSLTIPNVRYVIDTGKAKTKYYDKVTGVSTFKITWASKASANQRAGRAGRVGPGHCYRLYSSAMFNDSFPQFSPPEITRRPVDDLVLQMKDMNIDRVENFPFPTTPDSEQIKAAEKLLISLGALEEPKNQKTLDAKKRASAAKITPLGRAMASFPVSPRYARMLAMGHQQGLLPYVIAAVAALSVDQLFIDTRASSDAATEESSDVQKKIQTICNVKRLWAGSGNSLLLGDLMVLLKAVGACEYEGLSPQFCDRYGIRFKAIKEVRKLRTQLTNAINMALPEANLCVDPKLTPPTDLQAKLLRQIALSGLADHIARFNPQVPTASDADSQKKKYAYECCEFEEAVYIHPTSALYKKNKEFVVYQNIHETSRPYMKGVVAVEEEWLPIYAPSYCTFSNPLEDPPPSWNASLGQVMCYRTSTFGRCCWKLPAVCVPYPPGLDRFKWFARFLLEGQVHAALGKYTPDLLTTPATMIKPWAKLQPRTEVLLKTLVSRNVDSHSSLLAAWDKDPKYMLSAFLQWLPESMHFQVVENWPPTVKS; the protein is encoded by the exons ATGGGCCGCAAAAGACACAACTGGAAAGCTAGAGTTCAGACTGAAACAGAGATAGAcagaagtgaagaaaaaaaa ataAAACTAGATTTACCTGAAGCTAATGAAGAACATTATGATGACAGCAATGCCTTAGTTTTGCcttcaaggaaaagaaaaacaaaacaattgcaAAAATGTGAGCCAACTGTAAAACCACTAACTAAAAAGGAACGGAAGACACTTCAGAAAATAGTCGCCACgaaggagaaaaaagcaaag CGAGCAAGTCTACTGCAGTCACTGCAGTCTGTTCAAGCAACTGAAGAAGAGCTAAGATTGTTTACTAGCATATCTGAAGTCCACTCACAAAGGTTTAAAAG CAAGCTTTTGGATGTTGCTGACCCAGAAGATAAAGGTACAAACGCCATTCGTGGCAGCAAGAAAAAGATGGCTGTGagcaatgaaaaaatacagGAGGAAGTGGAAGAGATTgatacatcagacatgtcaactgatgacgaagaagaaaatgaagaaaggaagcAGGCATCAG ATGAGCAAGAGGGGCAGACATTGTCCAAAATGGACAAACAATTTTCAAGTGATACATGCTTGAGTAATCCATCTGGAGAAAAG GtttttgcacagaaaacagATCACAGAGAAACAAATGTTGACAAAGAGGAGACCAAAAAATTGATCAAAACTGAAACTGAAGCTAAACCTGCTGTACATATTCCTTTGAGCCGACTGCCAGAAATTGAG GAAGCCAGACAAAAGCTACCAATTCTCGGCGAAGAGCAAGCAGTAATGGAGTGCATTAATGAAAACCCCACTGTAATTATATGTGGTGAAACTGGGTCTGGAAAAACAACACAAGTGCCTCAGTTTCTTTATGAGGCAGGCTATGCGCA TGGTGGCGGCATAATTGGAGTAACAGAGCCACGCAGAGTAGCTGCTATAAGTATGTCTCAGCGCGTTGCTACAGAGATGAACCTCTCCACAAG AGAGGTGTCTTATCAGATTCGGTTTGAGGGTAATGCAACGCCTGATACACGAATCAAGTTTATGACAGATGGCGTCCTGTTGAAAGAAGTACAGCAG GATTTCCTTTTGCTGAAGTATAGTGTCATCATTGTTGACGAAGCCCATGAAAGGAGTGTGTACACCGACATTCTTATTGGACTTCTGTCTCGCATTGTACCACTTCGAGCCAAG AAAGGGAAGCCATTGAAGCTGATCATCATGTCTGCCACTCTGAGAATTGAGGACTTCACAGAAAACAGTCATCTGTTTCGCGTGAAACCTCCAGTAGTAAAG GTCGACAGCCGTCAGTTCCCAGTAACTGTTCACTTTAACAGACGTACGCCATTTGATAACTACCTTGCAGAAGCATACAAAAAG GCATGCAAGATTCACCAGCAATTACCTGAGGGAGGAATTCTTATTTTCGTGACTAGTCAGCAAGAAGTACAGACACTCTGCAGCAAGCTGAAGAAAGCTTTTCCCTACATCAAAggacaag TGGAAGCAAAGCCGGAGAAGACAGAGTCTCGTAGAGaacgaaggaagaaagaagaagaagagaagaagattATGCCTAAAATTGATCTGAATAA ATATTCAGTTCAGCCCACTGATGATGAAGCAGAGATGGAGATGGGAGATGATTCTGACCTTGACTTTGACCACAATGACATTGAGACTGAAGAGGAGGATGAAAAGGAT ATGGAGGAGAGTGCGGAGAATGACATCCAGAAAACTGTTCAGCCTCTTTGGGTTTTGCCACTCTATTCTTTGCTGTCATCAGAAAAGCAGGCTCGG gtgtTCAGACCTTCACCAGAGGGTTGCCGACTGTGTGTTGTGGCTACAAATGTGGCTGAAACGTCTTTGACAATTCCAAATGTTCGTTATGTTATTGACACAGGAAAG GCAAAAACCAAATACTATGACAAAGTGACGGGTGTGTCAACTTTTAAAATCACCTGGGCATCTAAAGCTTCTGCCAATCAAAGGGCAGGTAGAGCAGGACGTGTTGGACCTGGTCACTGCTACAG ATTGTATTCGTCAGCCATGTTCAATGACAGTTTCCCCCAGTTCTCTCCCCCTGAAATAACAAGACGGCCAGTAGATGATTTAGTACTGCAAATGAAGGACATGAACATTGACAGAGTGGAGAATTTCCCTTTTCCAACTACACCAGATTCTGAACAGATTAAG gctgcAGAAAAGCTGCTAATTTCCCTTGGAGCTCTTGAGGAGCCTAAAAATCAGAAGACTCTGGATGCCAAAAAGAGAG CATCAGCTGCCAAAATTACACCTCTGGGACGAGCAATGGCATCATTTCCGGTGTCGCCTCGCTACGCTAGGATGCTGGCCATGGGTCACCAGCAGGGGCTGTTGCCATACGTCATCGCAGCAGTTGCTGCACTGTCTGTAGATCAGCTGTTCATCGATACCCGTGCATCTTCTGACGCAGCAACAGAG GAGAGCAGTGATGTgcagaagaaaatacaaacaatttGTAATGTCAAGAGACTCTGGGCAGGTTCA GGTAACTCTCTGTTGCTTGGAGACCTGATGGTACTGCTGAAGGCTGTGGGGGCCTGTGAATATGAGGGTCTTTCTCCACAGTTCTGTGACCGCTATGGTATTCGTTTTAAAGCTATTAAAGAAGTTCGAAAGCTGCGCACACAGCTTACAAATGCAA TCAATATGGCCTTACCAGAGGCAAATTTATGCGTTGATCCCAAACTCACTCCACCTACTGATCTTCAAGCAAAGTTATTGCGACAGATAGCACTCAGTGGACTCGCTGATCACATTGCAAG ATTCAACCCACAGGTGCCCACTGCAAGTGATGCAgattcacagaaaaagaaatatgccTATGAA TGTTGTGAGTTTGAGGAAGCTGTGTACATTCATCCAACATCAGCTCtctacaagaaaaacaaagagtttGTTGTGTACCAGAACATTCATGAAACTTCACGACCATACATGAAAG GAGTGGTTGCAGTAGAAGAAGAATGGCTGCCAATTTATGCTCCTAGTTATTGCACATTCTCCAATCCATTGGAGGATCCTCCTCCATCATGGAATGCTAGCTTAGGACAGGTCATGTGCTACAGGACAAGCACGTTTG GTCGCTGCTGCTGGAAGTTACCAGCCGTGTGTGTACCATATCCACCAGGCCTGGACAGATTCAAGTGGTTTGCTCGGTTTTTACTTGAAGGTCAGGTTCATGCAGCACTGGGCAAATATACACCTGACTTGCTAACAACACCAGCAACTATGATCAAACCTTGGGCCAA ATTGCAGCCCCGAACAGAAGTTCTCCTAAAAACTCTTGTATCCAGAAATGTGGACTCTCACAGTTCACTTCTTGCTGCTTGGGATAAAGACCCtaaat ATATGCTGTCCGCGTTTCTTCAGTGGCTTCCAGAATCAATGCACTTCCAGGTGGTGGAAAACTGGCCACCAACAGTCAAGAGCTGA
- the LOC112561036 gene encoding uncharacterized protein LOC112561036 isoform X2 → MRSQVLLACLACVLIPAVRSRSLGVKLDDLTELEDTVVRLGDEPLQETRRARRAISALTDIMGPLVRHARDVSEQERSQAVYERMRSLLALLRMLLGNSVQVQIMQFMNWDRTIEIDQVFYTAPKTIWEVRRIILAARQLGMRVRATGVGHSRSPLYVDEGNIMMDVRGLQRHDGPRIQLNQPTVERKFRTVTAMTGVIEHELNKFLTDNMVTMLSQPLNDVESFGGMVAANTHGSTWSAPAYSGYVVEMRLVDSSGRLRRFTKERHPDIMRAAMCNLGMFGIMYDITIQVYDTFKAKVENFFVPLGDLIYNTTRLRETVTGNFLTEISWFPFNSVTQKEAEEYIRTQQIPSNWTAKRDIVWLRHINKATEQETAGKVMQPALYLPTNGSLSGGNVEGLLRGKGALEIAQKLESPTYHYLVNAFPVILPPRWGTETSAAFLLNIDNSFDRAAEALKFMIERAERQIKDNGTTPLNALLPRFFHNSDCLLCPGNTNIRMNDDSNRTLVIDFLAPPSQYGFYAAAREFVYHFRNQKVRPHWGKRHDNIPGIIDIIHEVYGDLVNEFSRMRVKARVDPCDMFMNSYLLQIFGRSTDCI, encoded by the exons ATGAGATCTCAAGTGCTTCTCGCATGCCTCGCTTGTGTCCTGATTCCAGCCGTGAGGTCAAGGTCACTAGGGGTCAAGCTCGACGACCTCACAG AGCTGGAAGACACGGTTGTTCGACTGGGAGATGAACCTCTGCAGG AGACGCGACGAGCCCGCAGGGCCATCTCGGCGCTGACCGACATCATGGGCCCGCTGGTCCGCCATGCCAGAGACGTGTCGGAACAAGAGAGAAGCCAGG CCGTGTACGAGCGGATGCGCTCTCTTCTGGCACTGCTGCGGATGCTTCTAGGCAACAGCGTGCAAGTGCAGATCATGCAGTTCATGAACTGGGACAGAACCATCGAGATCGACCAGGTTTTCTACACTGCGCCCAAGACCATCTGGGAGGTGCGCCGCATCATCCTGGCAGCCAGGCAACTGGGTATGCGCGTGCGCGCGACAGGTGTGGGTCACTCTCGCTCTCCGCTTTACGTGGATGAGGGAAACATCATGATGGACGTCAGGGGCCTGCAGCGTCACGACGGACCACGAATACAGCTCAACCAGCcg ACGGTCGAGCGCAAGTTCCGGACGGTGACGGCCATGACGGGCGTGATCGAGCACGAGCTGAACAAGTTCCTGACGGACAACATGGTGACCATGCTGTCCCAGCCACTCAACGACGTCGAGTCCTTCGGAGGGATGGTGGCCGCCAACACGCAC GGCTCCACGTGGAGTGCCCCAGCTTACAGCGGTTACGTGGTAGAGATGAGGCTTGTCGACTCCTCGGGCCGTCTGCGACGTTTCACTAAAGAACGTCACCCAGACATCATGCGAGCAGCCATGTGCAACCTGGGCATGTTTGGCATTATGTATGACATCACCATCCAG GTATACGATACCTTCAAAGCTAAGGTCGAGAATTTCTTCGTCCCCTTGGGCGACCTCATCTACAACACAACCAGACTGAGGGAGACGGTGACCGGCAACTTCCTGACGGAGATCTCCTGGTTCCCTTTCAATTCCGTCACGCAAAAGGAAGCAGAGGAGTACATACGCACTCAACAGATCCCCAGCAACTGGACGGCAAAGCGAGATATTGTCTGGCTGAG GCACATCAATAAAGCTACTGAGCAAGAGACGGCTGGAAAAGTGATGCAGCCTGCCCTTTATCTTCCCACTAACGGGTCACTTTCTGGGGGAAATGTGGAAGGGCTACTTCGCGGAAAG GGAGCTTTGGAAATCGCACAGAAGCTCGAATCACCTACTTATCATTACCTGGTGAACGCTTTTCCCGTCATCCTCCCGCCAAGATGGGGCACGGAGACGTCTGCGGCCTTCCTGCTCAACATCGACAATAGCTTCGACCGGGCGGCGGAAGCtctaaag TTCATGATAGAAAGAGCAGAGCGGCAGATCAAGGACAACGGGACCACCCCACTCAACGCCCTTCTCCCCCGGTTCTTTCATAACAGCGATTGCCTCCTTTGCCCCGGGAACACCAATATCCGCATGAATGACGACTCCAATCGGACTTTGGTCATTGACTTTCTTGCCCCACCTTCTCAGTACGGCTTCTACGCCGCAGCTCGTGAG TTTGTCTACCACTTTAGGAACCAAAAGGTGCGTCCCCACTGGGGGAAGCGACATGACAATATCCCAGGTATCATCGACATCATCCACGAAGTGTACGGAGACCTCGTCAATGAATTCTCACGCATGCGTGTAAAAGCCCGGGTGGATCCTTGCGACATGTTCATGAATTCCTATCTGCTGCAGATTTTTGGGAGAAGCACGGACTGCATTTAG
- the LOC112561036 gene encoding uncharacterized protein LOC112561036 isoform X1 — protein sequence MWFSFSFILDSKKPSEPLLSLSALSQDMRSQVLLACLACVLIPAVRSRSLGVKLDDLTELEDTVVRLGDEPLQETRRARRAISALTDIMGPLVRHARDVSEQERSQAVYERMRSLLALLRMLLGNSVQVQIMQFMNWDRTIEIDQVFYTAPKTIWEVRRIILAARQLGMRVRATGVGHSRSPLYVDEGNIMMDVRGLQRHDGPRIQLNQPTVERKFRTVTAMTGVIEHELNKFLTDNMVTMLSQPLNDVESFGGMVAANTHGSTWSAPAYSGYVVEMRLVDSSGRLRRFTKERHPDIMRAAMCNLGMFGIMYDITIQVYDTFKAKVENFFVPLGDLIYNTTRLRETVTGNFLTEISWFPFNSVTQKEAEEYIRTQQIPSNWTAKRDIVWLRHINKATEQETAGKVMQPALYLPTNGSLSGGNVEGLLRGKGALEIAQKLESPTYHYLVNAFPVILPPRWGTETSAAFLLNIDNSFDRAAEALKFMIERAERQIKDNGTTPLNALLPRFFHNSDCLLCPGNTNIRMNDDSNRTLVIDFLAPPSQYGFYAAAREFVYHFRNQKVRPHWGKRHDNIPGIIDIIHEVYGDLVNEFSRMRVKARVDPCDMFMNSYLLQIFGRSTDCI from the exons ctATCACAAGACATGAGATCTCAAGTGCTTCTCGCATGCCTCGCTTGTGTCCTGATTCCAGCCGTGAGGTCAAGGTCACTAGGGGTCAAGCTCGACGACCTCACAG AGCTGGAAGACACGGTTGTTCGACTGGGAGATGAACCTCTGCAGG AGACGCGACGAGCCCGCAGGGCCATCTCGGCGCTGACCGACATCATGGGCCCGCTGGTCCGCCATGCCAGAGACGTGTCGGAACAAGAGAGAAGCCAGG CCGTGTACGAGCGGATGCGCTCTCTTCTGGCACTGCTGCGGATGCTTCTAGGCAACAGCGTGCAAGTGCAGATCATGCAGTTCATGAACTGGGACAGAACCATCGAGATCGACCAGGTTTTCTACACTGCGCCCAAGACCATCTGGGAGGTGCGCCGCATCATCCTGGCAGCCAGGCAACTGGGTATGCGCGTGCGCGCGACAGGTGTGGGTCACTCTCGCTCTCCGCTTTACGTGGATGAGGGAAACATCATGATGGACGTCAGGGGCCTGCAGCGTCACGACGGACCACGAATACAGCTCAACCAGCcg ACGGTCGAGCGCAAGTTCCGGACGGTGACGGCCATGACGGGCGTGATCGAGCACGAGCTGAACAAGTTCCTGACGGACAACATGGTGACCATGCTGTCCCAGCCACTCAACGACGTCGAGTCCTTCGGAGGGATGGTGGCCGCCAACACGCAC GGCTCCACGTGGAGTGCCCCAGCTTACAGCGGTTACGTGGTAGAGATGAGGCTTGTCGACTCCTCGGGCCGTCTGCGACGTTTCACTAAAGAACGTCACCCAGACATCATGCGAGCAGCCATGTGCAACCTGGGCATGTTTGGCATTATGTATGACATCACCATCCAG GTATACGATACCTTCAAAGCTAAGGTCGAGAATTTCTTCGTCCCCTTGGGCGACCTCATCTACAACACAACCAGACTGAGGGAGACGGTGACCGGCAACTTCCTGACGGAGATCTCCTGGTTCCCTTTCAATTCCGTCACGCAAAAGGAAGCAGAGGAGTACATACGCACTCAACAGATCCCCAGCAACTGGACGGCAAAGCGAGATATTGTCTGGCTGAG GCACATCAATAAAGCTACTGAGCAAGAGACGGCTGGAAAAGTGATGCAGCCTGCCCTTTATCTTCCCACTAACGGGTCACTTTCTGGGGGAAATGTGGAAGGGCTACTTCGCGGAAAG GGAGCTTTGGAAATCGCACAGAAGCTCGAATCACCTACTTATCATTACCTGGTGAACGCTTTTCCCGTCATCCTCCCGCCAAGATGGGGCACGGAGACGTCTGCGGCCTTCCTGCTCAACATCGACAATAGCTTCGACCGGGCGGCGGAAGCtctaaag TTCATGATAGAAAGAGCAGAGCGGCAGATCAAGGACAACGGGACCACCCCACTCAACGCCCTTCTCCCCCGGTTCTTTCATAACAGCGATTGCCTCCTTTGCCCCGGGAACACCAATATCCGCATGAATGACGACTCCAATCGGACTTTGGTCATTGACTTTCTTGCCCCACCTTCTCAGTACGGCTTCTACGCCGCAGCTCGTGAG TTTGTCTACCACTTTAGGAACCAAAAGGTGCGTCCCCACTGGGGGAAGCGACATGACAATATCCCAGGTATCATCGACATCATCCACGAAGTGTACGGAGACCTCGTCAATGAATTCTCACGCATGCGTGTAAAAGCCCGGGTGGATCCTTGCGACATGTTCATGAATTCCTATCTGCTGCAGATTTTTGGGAGAAGCACGGACTGCATTTAG